One window from the genome of Marinobacter sp. LV10R510-11A encodes:
- a CDS encoding branched-chain amino acid ABC transporter permease, protein MRIGDAKQSYEADEAIWTSSTQKIWFAFFLLALAAFPFMADAYLLYMGCLVGIAVISTTGLNILTGFTGLISLGQAGFMGVGGYTVAWLSMNTALPFPVTLVLAGLLAAAVGILVGLPSLRVKGLYLAIATLAASVFLHFIFAQWESVTGGMGGMSLEPAHLFGLTFQTDFQMYFIIVPLAVLMVFAAKNVFRTRTGRAFIAIRDRDISAEILGINLLRYKLMSFALSSFYAGVAGGLFAYFYRVVTPESFPLSMSIFYLAAVIVGGMGNLLGGILGAAFMTLIPELLGMLTTALTPYYPNAPVFMSPMLGIIFGALIVGFLIFEPHGLAEIWHRIRRFFSLWPFKN, encoded by the coding sequence ATGCGCATTGGTGATGCCAAACAGAGTTATGAGGCCGATGAGGCCATCTGGACCAGTTCGACCCAGAAAATCTGGTTCGCCTTTTTTCTGCTTGCGCTTGCTGCCTTTCCTTTCATGGCCGACGCTTATCTGTTGTATATGGGTTGCCTGGTGGGCATTGCGGTTATCAGTACCACGGGGCTTAACATCCTGACCGGGTTTACCGGGCTGATTTCCCTCGGTCAGGCAGGCTTTATGGGGGTGGGCGGCTATACCGTTGCCTGGCTGTCTATGAACACCGCATTGCCTTTCCCGGTCACGCTGGTGCTTGCTGGGTTGTTGGCGGCGGCTGTCGGTATTCTTGTGGGGCTCCCGTCCCTCAGGGTCAAAGGGCTTTATCTGGCGATCGCTACCTTGGCCGCCAGTGTTTTCCTGCACTTTATTTTCGCTCAGTGGGAGTCTGTCACGGGTGGAATGGGCGGCATGAGCCTTGAACCTGCGCACCTATTCGGGCTGACGTTTCAGACCGATTTTCAGATGTACTTTATCATCGTACCGCTGGCGGTATTGATGGTATTTGCGGCCAAAAACGTATTCCGTACCCGCACGGGTCGGGCGTTTATCGCGATCCGGGATCGCGATATTTCGGCTGAGATACTGGGTATTAACCTGCTGCGCTACAAGCTGATGTCATTTGCGCTAAGTTCGTTTTATGCCGGTGTGGCGGGTGGTCTTTTTGCTTATTTTTACCGAGTCGTCACGCCCGAGAGCTTCCCGCTTTCGATGTCTATTTTCTATCTGGCAGCCGTCATTGTTGGCGGTATGGGGAACTTGCTGGGCGGTATCCTCGGTGCAGCCTTCATGACGCTGATCCCGGAACTGCTCGGCATGCTCACGACTGCGCTCACGCCGTATTATCCGAACGCTCCGGTATTCATGTCGCCGATGCTTGGAATCATCTTCGGTGCCTTGATTGTGGGCTTTCTTATTTTCGAACCGCACGGGCTGGCGGAGATTTGGCACCGTATACGGCGCTTTTTCAGTTTATGGCCCTTCAAGAACTAG
- a CDS encoding ABC transporter substrate-binding protein produces the protein MFKNILSKSRRLAGIGSIAAALVAAAPAMAQDKEPIVFGGSIPLSGVFAFAGVHLHAGLTDYTTWINSEGGINGHPVEYVMEDTGYEVDRSVAAFKKITGSNKVPVYYGDSTGFMKTIASELNSRGTTLMSGASFATALTDNEQYPYQFIPGPSYSQMFGIILEYIATQGKDGDMPTVAFVYSDTEFGKDPIENGKAKAAAMGIKVVEEIVTKPGSVNVSAEILKLRRVRPDFVVFHGYVLSPINEFMVQMRQMGLDTKFMGTFWSTDKLIINKMGADADGYMGVMPYNYYDSAEGGPMLDALRATAEKSDPDAGYRPTGYMQGWFNAMVWTEVIKRTMAAGKELTADNMAESLASIKDWDTGGIIGIPVTVQDMSFPVGRIWRVNAKEARYEPVSDWIHLD, from the coding sequence ATGTTCAAAAACATTCTCAGTAAAAGCCGCAGGCTTGCAGGTATCGGCAGTATTGCCGCTGCCCTCGTAGCAGCGGCGCCCGCAATGGCGCAAGACAAAGAACCCATCGTATTTGGTGGCTCCATACCTCTCTCTGGCGTGTTCGCCTTTGCCGGTGTGCACCTACACGCCGGCCTGACCGACTATACAACCTGGATCAACAGCGAGGGCGGAATCAACGGCCATCCGGTTGAGTATGTAATGGAAGATACCGGCTATGAAGTCGACCGCTCAGTAGCCGCCTTCAAGAAAATCACCGGTAGCAACAAGGTCCCGGTTTACTACGGCGACAGCACCGGGTTCATGAAAACAATCGCCTCGGAACTGAACAGCAGAGGTACCACGCTGATGAGCGGTGCATCATTCGCGACCGCGCTGACGGACAACGAACAGTACCCGTACCAGTTCATTCCCGGCCCGAGCTACAGCCAGATGTTCGGCATTATTCTTGAGTACATTGCGACTCAAGGAAAAGATGGCGATATGCCTACCGTTGCATTTGTATACAGCGATACCGAGTTTGGCAAAGACCCTATTGAAAACGGCAAGGCCAAAGCCGCCGCGATGGGAATCAAAGTTGTAGAGGAAATTGTCACCAAGCCTGGCAGTGTGAATGTGTCTGCAGAGATACTGAAGCTGCGCAGAGTGCGCCCTGACTTTGTGGTATTCCACGGCTATGTGTTGTCGCCCATAAACGAGTTCATGGTGCAAATGCGGCAGATGGGCTTGGATACCAAGTTCATGGGCACTTTCTGGTCTACCGACAAGCTCATCATCAACAAGATGGGTGCAGACGCCGATGGCTACATGGGCGTTATGCCATATAACTATTATGACAGCGCCGAAGGCGGCCCGATGCTCGACGCACTGCGAGCCACGGCGGAAAAGAGCGACCCGGATGCCGGCTACCGCCCCACTGGCTATATGCAGGGCTGGTTTAACGCGATGGTCTGGACTGAGGTGATCAAGCGCACCATGGCTGCCGGCAAGGAGCTGACCGCCGACAACATGGCTGAGTCTCTGGCCTCTATCAAAGACTGGGACACCGGCGGTATTATCGGCATTCCGGTTACGGTGCAGGACATGTCGTTCCCGGTTGGTCGTATCTGGCGCGTGAACGCTAAAGAAGCCCGCTATGAGCCGGTATCTGACTGGATTCACCTCGACTGA
- a CDS encoding EAL domain-containing protein: MPGAIQTFRWIHALTTVLTGVGVFSLYTAVILALAGQGLLVSQSEKLDALISETEKIALDGRSVINRLNAQGFDRCTHELLDVMRRELFLASHVREIGFVRNNLVLCTTSQGILETPIKQAPWDFISKNGFKYWPAVRLVFFGGEISAAIAEKGQFNVVFDSRSLEQLAITNNRWELVYRDNLSQAHHTYGDTGLFRDLGEKLGEIITPVSTYSEACSDIIPYCASTEIEHWDVIKRNQVLVAFLVLIGLTLGYGSGLVSWLILKKRLSTEQRIIRGLKHNAYFPLYQPIVDLESGKVVGCEVLARFKDAHGAIYPDEFIPVLAKARLGWSFTQLIMQRTLKDLNPRTGLPDGFKVNFNLFPSDIAQNRIKDANISLVLAASRFHVAFEITEDEQLDTNAARDCLEWIKQHGFELAVDDFGTGYSNLSKVRDLGCNTLKIDRSFVFDIDSGGLGAALVPLMIRIADELGMEVVAEGVETSAQATIVQNMGIRFGQGWAFGKAMPAKELEKCVGARSPFRAP; this comes from the coding sequence ATGCCCGGTGCTATTCAAACATTTCGCTGGATTCATGCCCTGACCACCGTGCTTACAGGCGTCGGTGTTTTTTCTCTCTATACTGCTGTCATTCTTGCCTTGGCGGGCCAGGGCCTGCTGGTATCCCAATCAGAAAAACTCGACGCTTTGATCTCGGAAACCGAAAAAATAGCGTTGGATGGCCGCTCGGTCATTAATCGGCTGAACGCTCAGGGCTTTGATCGCTGTACCCATGAGTTGCTTGATGTCATGCGGCGAGAGCTTTTTCTTGCCAGCCACGTAAGAGAGATCGGCTTTGTCAGAAACAACCTTGTGCTGTGCACAACAAGCCAAGGCATTCTGGAAACGCCGATAAAACAAGCTCCGTGGGACTTCATCAGCAAAAATGGCTTCAAATACTGGCCCGCTGTCCGCCTTGTTTTTTTTGGTGGTGAAATCAGCGCGGCGATTGCGGAGAAGGGCCAGTTCAATGTTGTCTTTGACAGCCGCTCCCTCGAGCAGTTGGCCATCACGAACAACCGCTGGGAACTTGTATACCGCGACAACCTTTCGCAGGCTCACCATACCTACGGAGACACCGGGTTGTTCCGTGATTTGGGCGAAAAACTGGGAGAAATTATTACGCCCGTGTCCACCTATTCCGAGGCATGCAGTGACATCATCCCCTATTGCGCAAGCACTGAAATAGAGCACTGGGACGTTATCAAACGTAATCAGGTGCTTGTGGCATTTCTGGTGTTAATTGGCCTGACTTTAGGCTACGGATCCGGCCTTGTATCTTGGTTGATTCTTAAAAAGCGGCTGAGCACAGAGCAACGAATAATTAGGGGCCTGAAGCACAACGCTTATTTCCCGCTGTACCAGCCTATCGTAGATTTGGAGAGCGGAAAGGTTGTTGGGTGTGAAGTTTTGGCTAGGTTTAAGGATGCCCATGGCGCTATCTATCCGGATGAATTTATTCCGGTACTGGCTAAAGCTCGTCTTGGCTGGTCATTTACCCAACTAATAATGCAGAGAACTCTGAAAGATTTGAATCCACGAACCGGGCTACCTGACGGCTTCAAGGTAAACTTCAACCTGTTCCCGTCTGACATTGCTCAAAACAGAATAAAAGACGCCAATATTTCCCTGGTTCTTGCTGCATCCCGGTTTCATGTAGCGTTCGAGATTACCGAGGACGAGCAACTGGACACGAACGCCGCCAGAGACTGTCTAGAATGGATCAAGCAACACGGCTTTGAACTGGCGGTGGATGATTTTGGCACCGGTTACTCCAACCTTTCAAAAGTGCGGGATCTGGGCTGCAACACCCTGAAAATTGACCGCAGCTTTGTGTTTGATATCGACTCCGGCGGCCTGGGCGCTGCACTTGTTCCGCTAATGATCCGAATAGCGGATGAGCTGGGCATGGAGGTTGTAGCTGAAGGCGTGGAAACCAGCGCCCAGGCAACCATTGTTCAGAATATGGGGATCAGGTTTGGGCAGGGCTGGGCATTTGGCAAAGCCATGCCCGCAAAAGAACTGGAGAAGTGTGTTGGAGCACGGAGCCCGTTCAGGGCTCCATGA
- a CDS encoding enoyl-CoA hydratase/isomerase family protein → MTASPIISTLNKQTGVATLTFNRPEVLNAINIPMAEALLEAVKALREEPGLRCIVLTGAGRAFMAGGDVASMSGTPEQTRDVINGLLVPINEAILLLRSMDAPIIAAVKGAAAGAGLSLALMADIIVAEENARFLIGYNGIGAVPDCGGTWFLPHKIGSARATEMMMLGRTLSAIEAKQLGLVAEVSPEGTFDEVLAATLNRVANGPTQAFGAFRRLIDDASGSPLDIHLEAERQAFLKIAETADFAEGVSAFLAKRPAAFSGQ, encoded by the coding sequence ATGACAGCCAGCCCGATTATCTCCACGCTTAATAAGCAAACCGGTGTCGCCACCCTGACGTTCAACCGCCCAGAAGTTCTTAATGCCATCAACATACCCATGGCTGAGGCGCTCCTGGAGGCAGTGAAGGCACTGCGTGAAGAACCGGGGTTACGCTGCATTGTATTGACCGGTGCTGGGCGTGCATTCATGGCGGGGGGCGATGTAGCCAGCATGTCCGGCACTCCAGAACAGACCAGAGACGTTATCAATGGCTTGCTCGTGCCAATCAACGAAGCGATTCTCCTGCTACGGAGCATGGACGCTCCGATAATTGCCGCTGTAAAAGGTGCCGCCGCAGGCGCCGGGCTGAGCCTCGCTCTCATGGCAGACATCATCGTAGCAGAGGAAAACGCACGATTTCTTATTGGCTACAATGGCATAGGCGCCGTACCAGATTGCGGCGGAACCTGGTTCCTGCCGCACAAAATCGGATCGGCACGCGCAACGGAAATGATGATGCTTGGGCGAACCCTGAGCGCAATAGAAGCGAAACAACTGGGTTTGGTGGCGGAGGTGTCACCGGAAGGAACATTTGACGAGGTTCTGGCGGCCACCCTCAATCGGGTTGCTAATGGGCCAACACAGGCTTTTGGTGCATTTCGGCGACTGATAGATGATGCCAGTGGAAGCCCCTTGGACATTCACCTGGAAGCCGAGCGGCAAGCGTTTCTGAAGATCGCCGAAACAGCTGACTTCGCAGAAGGCGTATCGGCGTTTCTAGCCAAGCGACCAGCCGCTTTTTCCGGCCAGTAA
- the nhaD gene encoding sodium:proton antiporter NhaD, translating into MTENSSSEKLPARRGHNRVVANKGFVTRVALTIAAIFSLGFSAFASAAESGVTSFTHHPVGYIAVAIFVIAYAFVMLEEKLHMRKSKPVLLAAGLIWFLVAGAAAMTGDTESANAALKRNLLEYSELLLFLLVAMTYINAMEERQLFDALRGWLVNKGLSYRSLFWITGLMAFFISPVADNLTTALLMCAVLMKVGENSPRFIGLGCINIVIAANAGGAFSPFGDITTLMVWQKGVVEFTEFFRLFIPAAVNYLVPAIIMSFFVPGEPPGKAKDTVIMKRGARRTVALFLLTITTAVLGHNFLHLPAVVGMMMGLAYLQIFGYYLRMSFKRSVARERVWAENHHNTRLLARLDAAVPYDAFNPMARTEWDTLLFFYGVVLCVGGLGYIGYLSEVSELLYVGWNATGANITVGVLSAIVDNIPVMFAVLSMEPDMSHGQWLLVTLTAGVGGSLLSIGSAAGVALMGQARGYYTIMTHLRWTPVIALGYIASIATHMWLNASLF; encoded by the coding sequence ATGACTGAAAACAGCAGTTCCGAAAAACTACCCGCCCGGCGGGGTCACAACCGTGTCGTTGCCAATAAAGGATTCGTAACGAGAGTAGCACTGACTATTGCCGCAATTTTTTCGTTGGGGTTCAGCGCCTTTGCCAGTGCTGCAGAATCTGGCGTAACAAGCTTCACGCACCACCCGGTGGGCTATATTGCCGTAGCGATTTTTGTGATCGCCTACGCCTTCGTGATGCTTGAGGAAAAACTGCACATGCGTAAGTCCAAGCCGGTGTTGCTGGCTGCGGGCCTGATCTGGTTCTTGGTTGCCGGTGCCGCGGCCATGACTGGCGATACAGAAAGCGCCAATGCTGCCTTGAAGCGCAACCTACTAGAATACTCCGAGCTATTACTGTTCTTGCTGGTGGCGATGACGTATATAAACGCCATGGAAGAGCGACAGCTTTTCGATGCGTTGCGCGGATGGTTGGTGAATAAAGGCTTGAGTTATCGCAGCTTATTCTGGATTACCGGGTTGATGGCGTTCTTTATTTCACCCGTTGCCGATAACCTGACCACCGCTCTGCTGATGTGCGCGGTATTGATGAAGGTGGGTGAAAACAGCCCGCGCTTCATTGGCCTTGGTTGTATCAACATCGTGATTGCGGCAAACGCAGGTGGTGCTTTCTCCCCGTTTGGCGACATCACAACCCTGATGGTCTGGCAGAAAGGCGTGGTGGAATTCACTGAATTCTTCCGGTTGTTCATTCCCGCTGCCGTCAACTACCTAGTGCCGGCGATTATCATGAGCTTTTTCGTGCCAGGTGAGCCACCGGGAAAAGCCAAGGATACAGTGATCATGAAGCGTGGCGCTCGCCGCACGGTTGCGCTATTCCTGCTGACCATCACTACCGCTGTATTGGGGCACAACTTCCTGCACCTGCCGGCTGTGGTTGGCATGATGATGGGCTTGGCTTATCTGCAGATTTTTGGTTACTACCTACGTATGAGTTTCAAGCGTAGTGTTGCCCGTGAGCGTGTTTGGGCAGAAAACCACCATAATACCCGGTTGCTGGCTCGACTCGATGCCGCGGTGCCATACGATGCGTTCAATCCCATGGCCCGAACCGAGTGGGACACCCTTCTGTTTTTCTATGGCGTTGTGCTTTGCGTGGGAGGGCTTGGGTACATCGGCTACCTGTCGGAGGTATCCGAATTGTTATATGTAGGGTGGAACGCCACGGGCGCTAATATAACCGTGGGGGTTTTGTCTGCCATCGTTGACAATATTCCAGTGATGTTTGCCGTGCTCTCCATGGAACCGGATATGTCCCACGGCCAGTGGCTGTTGGTAACGCTTACGGCGGGTGTGGGCGGCTCTTTGTTGTCCATCGGCTCAGCGGCTGGCGTAGCGCTTATGGGGCAAGCCCGTGGCTACTACACCATTATGACGCACCTGCGTTGGACACCGGTGATCGCCCTTGGATACATAGCGTCCATCGCGACCCATATGTGGTTGAACGCTAGCCTGTTCTAA
- a CDS encoding branched-chain amino acid ABC transporter permease: MDWLFFGEISLAGLAMGGLYALIGLGFVIIYKATRVINFAIGEIMMFAAYLFLTFAGGMEMSPWVALPLAVLGGSVLGGVIEKVMIRPMLGESPIAVVMVTIGIASILVGLVEMVWGADPQLLPSFLPRSPVFIGEMYLAPKIAYGFLIGAALLIVYLLYFRFSRGGVALRATASDQAAAYSMGINVRRVFNLAWVFGSLAASLAGVLVAATGGLSPQFGAIGLSVLVVVIVGGLDSIVGALVAGVFIGWLETVAGAYLGGEYRMPATFAVLAVILVLRPYGLFGTHEIERV; the protein is encoded by the coding sequence ATGGATTGGCTATTTTTTGGGGAGATCAGCCTGGCAGGTCTCGCCATGGGCGGTCTCTATGCCTTGATCGGGCTGGGATTTGTGATCATTTACAAAGCCACCCGAGTTATTAACTTCGCCATCGGCGAGATTATGATGTTCGCGGCCTACCTGTTTCTGACCTTCGCTGGGGGTATGGAAATGTCGCCCTGGGTTGCACTGCCGCTGGCGGTGCTTGGCGGGAGTGTTCTGGGGGGCGTCATCGAAAAAGTGATGATCCGGCCAATGCTCGGAGAATCCCCTATTGCGGTGGTGATGGTCACGATTGGTATCGCCAGTATTCTGGTGGGGCTGGTAGAAATGGTATGGGGCGCAGATCCGCAGCTCCTGCCCAGCTTTTTGCCCCGCTCACCGGTGTTTATAGGCGAGATGTACCTGGCGCCAAAGATTGCTTACGGCTTCCTTATTGGTGCTGCGCTGCTCATCGTTTATCTGCTGTATTTCCGTTTCTCCCGCGGTGGCGTGGCACTGCGGGCCACTGCTTCCGATCAGGCTGCGGCCTATTCGATGGGCATCAACGTGCGCCGGGTGTTCAACCTGGCGTGGGTGTTTGGTTCTCTCGCGGCGTCTCTGGCGGGTGTGCTGGTGGCGGCAACCGGTGGGCTCAGCCCGCAGTTTGGTGCCATTGGCCTCAGCGTGCTGGTGGTCGTGATTGTTGGAGGGTTGGACAGCATTGTCGGTGCGCTGGTTGCTGGAGTGTTTATTGGCTGGCTGGAAACGGTGGCAGGAGCATACCTGGGCGGTGAATATCGTATGCCGGCAACGTTTGCGGTGCTGGCAGTGATTCTGGTGCTCCGGCCTTATGGCCTTTTTGGCACCCACGAAATAGAGCGAGTATAA
- a CDS encoding ABC transporter ATP-binding protein, translating to MEALLEIDNIEVVYNKAVQVLRGLSLRVPHGAIVALLGSNGAGKSTTLKSVSGLLALENGEVTAGDVRFKGHAIKGVAPEKLVRDGLFHVMEGRRVFEDLTVEENLVAATYALSGRKQSLNDSYELVYNYFPRLRDRRKQLAGYLSGGEQQMLALGRALIAQPELIMLDEPSLGLAPQLVEEIFTIIARINREQGTAILLVEQNAAVSLAIASYGYIMENGKIVIDGPADKLSSNEDVQEFYLGVGSKEGETRSYRDIKHYKRRKRWLS from the coding sequence ATGGAAGCCTTGCTGGAAATCGATAATATCGAAGTGGTTTACAACAAGGCGGTGCAGGTTCTCCGGGGCCTGTCACTGCGTGTTCCCCATGGCGCCATTGTGGCGCTGCTGGGGTCCAACGGTGCTGGGAAATCCACGACACTGAAGAGTGTGTCAGGGTTGCTAGCCCTTGAGAACGGCGAGGTGACGGCCGGAGATGTCCGCTTTAAAGGTCACGCTATAAAGGGCGTTGCACCGGAAAAGCTGGTTCGCGATGGCCTCTTTCATGTGATGGAAGGGCGTCGCGTATTCGAGGATCTGACCGTTGAGGAAAACCTTGTTGCGGCAACCTATGCGCTGAGTGGGCGCAAGCAGTCGCTGAACGATTCCTACGAGTTAGTCTACAACTATTTCCCCCGCCTCAGGGACCGTCGTAAGCAATTGGCGGGTTACCTGTCTGGCGGGGAGCAACAGATGCTGGCTCTTGGCCGTGCACTGATTGCGCAGCCGGAACTGATCATGCTGGATGAACCGTCCCTGGGCCTGGCCCCGCAGCTGGTGGAAGAAATATTCACCATTATTGCCCGGATAAACCGGGAGCAGGGCACCGCAATACTGCTGGTGGAACAGAATGCGGCCGTGTCTCTGGCGATTGCGTCTTATGGTTACATCATGGAAAACGGGAAAATCGTGATCGATGGCCCGGCGGATAAGCTTTCATCCAACGAGGATGTACAGGAGTTCTATCTGGGGGTTGGAAGTAAAGAGGGAGAGACCCGCAGTTACCGGGACATCAAACATTACAAACGCCGTAAGCGGTGGCTGTCATGA
- a CDS encoding ABC transporter ATP-binding protein, producing MSSILEIDNLSLSFGGVKALQDVSFRVPENTVTTVIGPNGAGKTSLFNCISGFYKPQQGTISYQGKALTGIKPPGRAVLGLARTFQNIALFRGMTVLDNIKLGAHVHMKSGLLGSLVYFGAARREEMAVRQEVERHIIDFLEIDHIRHQSVASLSYGLQKRVELARALAMRPKVLMLDEPVAGMNREEKEDMARFILDIREQWGVTVLMVEHDMGMVMDISDYIAVLNFGQVIAEGLPAEVQNNPQVIEAYLGTSDMDSLRKKLNPEREVA from the coding sequence ATGTCCAGTATCCTCGAAATTGACAATCTTTCGCTCTCGTTCGGTGGTGTGAAGGCGTTACAGGATGTGAGCTTCCGGGTTCCGGAAAACACCGTAACCACTGTGATCGGGCCAAACGGCGCCGGCAAGACATCGCTTTTTAACTGCATCTCCGGTTTTTACAAACCCCAGCAAGGCACCATAAGCTATCAAGGTAAGGCGCTCACGGGAATAAAACCGCCAGGCCGAGCGGTCTTGGGCCTTGCACGAACCTTCCAAAATATAGCGCTGTTCCGAGGCATGACGGTGCTCGACAACATCAAACTGGGCGCCCACGTTCACATGAAGAGTGGTCTGCTGGGTTCTCTGGTGTATTTCGGGGCGGCACGCCGCGAAGAAATGGCGGTGCGTCAGGAAGTAGAACGCCACATCATCGATTTTCTGGAGATAGACCATATACGGCACCAGTCGGTAGCCAGCTTGTCCTATGGCCTTCAGAAACGAGTGGAGCTGGCTCGCGCCCTGGCCATGCGGCCAAAAGTGCTGATGCTGGATGAGCCGGTCGCCGGGATGAACCGTGAAGAAAAGGAAGACATGGCCCGGTTCATTCTTGATATCCGGGAACAGTGGGGCGTAACGGTACTGATGGTTGAGCATGACATGGGCATGGTCATGGATATTTCCGATTATATTGCCGTGCTTAATTTTGGCCAGGTGATTGCGGAAGGTCTGCCGGCGGAGGTGCAGAACAATCCGCAGGTCATCGAAGCGTATCTGGGCACCAGCGATATGGACAGCCTGCGCAAGAAGCTGAACCCAGAACGTGAGGTGGCTTGA
- a CDS encoding AMP-dependent synthetase/ligase → MTTPQVRDLTLTQMLRAHAAERPDTLALRQKDFGIWYALSWQDYYQRARHYGLGLRALGLSEGGHVAILSENRVEWVIAQMGIGLVKGICVGVYPTSPWNEVAYVLEHSDAEIVVCEDQEQTDKVLEAWPQLPQLKHNIVIDPKGLRAYPSPPSSFEEIETLGREFEKNHPELINELLDSQQMDDIALMIYTSGSTGRPKGAMISWGNLHAGAPGLVERLGVDQHSTSLSYLPLCHVAEQALTNIAPVYVGSAVSFGESLRTVQEDLRELAPTFFLGVPRIWEKLHSSIYIKMQETGRLRQALFNSAMKACEPMMTKPKAKWSLGERLTYSIYYWLVFRALQNFIGLRRCTIALTGAAPISTGILQFFRTLGIPLVEVYGQTESTGVATAQRVDNVCLGTVGTAVAGLEVALGEQNEIIMRGGTVFKGYYKNDEATEATLKDGWLRTGDVGEWQEGQLRIVDRLKDIMITAGGKNLSPTEIENTIKASPYIKECIVVGEARKYVSALIQVDFETAAKWAEQERIAYTTFRSLTEHEKVQELIQKEVSKGNDRLPQVAQIKRFHLLNKELDHDDDEVTATMKVRRSKIYEKYTEVIESLYS, encoded by the coding sequence ATGACAACACCACAGGTTCGCGATCTGACGCTGACCCAAATGCTCCGGGCTCACGCAGCAGAACGGCCGGACACGCTGGCGCTTCGGCAGAAAGATTTTGGTATCTGGTACGCGCTCTCATGGCAGGATTATTACCAGCGGGCGCGGCACTACGGCCTGGGCCTGCGTGCGCTCGGGCTGTCTGAGGGCGGTCACGTTGCCATACTGTCGGAAAATCGGGTGGAGTGGGTTATCGCTCAGATGGGTATTGGCCTGGTAAAAGGTATCTGCGTGGGGGTTTACCCTACCAGCCCCTGGAATGAAGTGGCCTATGTGCTTGAGCACAGCGATGCAGAAATCGTGGTGTGTGAAGATCAGGAGCAGACCGATAAGGTTCTGGAGGCCTGGCCTCAGCTGCCACAGCTCAAACACAACATTGTTATTGACCCCAAAGGATTGCGCGCCTATCCATCGCCGCCGTCGTCGTTTGAAGAAATCGAGACCTTGGGGAGGGAGTTCGAGAAAAACCATCCTGAGCTGATTAACGAGCTGCTCGATAGCCAGCAGATGGATGATATTGCCCTTATGATCTATACCTCCGGCTCTACCGGCCGGCCCAAGGGTGCGATGATCAGTTGGGGCAATCTGCACGCCGGTGCGCCCGGGCTTGTTGAGCGGCTGGGTGTGGATCAGCACAGTACAAGTTTATCCTATCTGCCGCTGTGCCATGTGGCGGAACAGGCTTTGACAAACATCGCGCCTGTCTATGTGGGCAGTGCGGTGAGTTTTGGTGAAAGCCTGCGCACGGTTCAGGAAGACCTTCGGGAGCTTGCACCGACATTTTTCCTCGGTGTTCCCCGGATATGGGAAAAGCTTCATTCGTCTATCTACATCAAAATGCAGGAAACGGGGCGTTTGCGGCAGGCGCTTTTTAACAGCGCCATGAAAGCCTGTGAGCCGATGATGACCAAGCCGAAAGCAAAGTGGAGCCTTGGGGAGCGGCTTACCTACAGCATTTATTACTGGCTGGTGTTCCGTGCTTTGCAGAATTTTATCGGATTGCGCCGCTGCACCATCGCGCTTACTGGCGCGGCACCGATCTCCACGGGTATTCTTCAGTTCTTCCGCACCCTGGGTATCCCCTTGGTTGAAGTTTACGGCCAGACTGAGAGCACCGGTGTGGCGACTGCCCAGCGGGTGGACAATGTGTGTCTTGGTACGGTCGGTACAGCGGTTGCCGGGCTTGAGGTGGCGCTGGGTGAGCAGAACGAGATCATTATGCGAGGTGGCACGGTATTCAAAGGCTACTACAAGAACGATGAGGCAACAGAAGCTACCCTCAAGGACGGCTGGCTGCGCACGGGCGATGTGGGTGAGTGGCAGGAGGGGCAGCTGAGAATCGTTGACCGGCTCAAGGACATCATGATTACCGCCGGGGGTAAGAACCTATCGCCCACGGAAATTGAAAACACGATTAAAGCGAGCCCTTACATTAAGGAGTGCATTGTCGTTGGCGAGGCCCGCAAGTATGTTTCGGCACTGATTCAGGTCGATTTTGAAACAGCGGCAAAATGGGCGGAGCAGGAACGGATTGCGTACACCACGTTCCGCAGCCTGACCGAGCATGAGAAGGTTCAGGAGCTGATTCAGAAAGAGGTGAGCAAAGGCAACGACCGGCTGCCGCAGGTGGCACAGATCAAGCGTTTTCATCTGCTGAATAAAGAGCTGGATCACGACGATGATGAAGTGACCGCCACCATGAAAGTGCGCCGGAGCAAAATCTATGAAAAATACACAGAGGTGATCGAGTCTTTATATAGCTGA